The Oikeobacillus pervagus genome has a segment encoding these proteins:
- a CDS encoding lmo0954 family membrane protein — MKKILYVLLAIVLVAISFANLVPLLGLAISLVVLYFSVKQFSATDSTLGKVFWGIIGMIATINAVSNLPAVIGLIALYLLYVLYKGWKQEKEGPVNGDPFQQFEQQWNEIKNKHI, encoded by the coding sequence ATGAAAAAAATATTGTATGTTTTACTTGCAATCGTTTTAGTAGCAATTTCATTTGCCAATTTGGTTCCTTTACTAGGCTTAGCCATTAGTTTGGTAGTTCTGTACTTTTCCGTTAAACAGTTTTCTGCTACTGATTCCACTTTAGGAAAGGTATTTTGGGGAATCATCGGGATGATCGCCACGATAAATGCAGTGTCTAATTTACCAGCTGTCATTGGCTTGATTGCGTTGTACTTACTATATGTTTTATATAAAGGTTGGAAACAAGAAAAAGAAGGGCCAGTAAATGGTGATCCATTTCAACAGTTTGAACAGCAATGGAATGAAATTAAAAACAAACACATTTAA
- a CDS encoding PspA/IM30 family protein: MTSLFERMKNNIMADLHGWFDHKEKKNPIAMLNQYLRDCESEVKKIEKLLERQYLLKEEVFSELKYAENMAKKRSEQKTIAMNANQTSLHELILREQQQYENQVAFLQQSYEETIHQLEQLEKKYRDMKMKLKDMHLKRLELMGKENMTNANQKMNKVLGRIDEPSAFSKFDEVQHYIDFLEQKVEGKYRTSMIDVQIAQLQNTKKLDDKILSENVN; this comes from the coding sequence ATGACATCACTATTTGAACGAATGAAAAATAATATTATGGCTGACTTACATGGCTGGTTTGATCACAAAGAAAAGAAAAACCCAATTGCTATGTTAAATCAATATTTACGCGACTGTGAGTCAGAAGTAAAAAAGATAGAAAAATTGTTGGAGCGTCAATATTTATTAAAAGAAGAAGTATTTAGTGAGTTAAAATATGCAGAAAATATGGCAAAAAAAAGAAGTGAACAAAAGACGATCGCCATGAATGCGAATCAAACATCCTTACACGAATTAATTTTGAGAGAACAGCAACAATATGAAAATCAAGTGGCGTTTTTACAACAGTCTTATGAAGAGACGATTCATCAATTAGAACAACTTGAGAAAAAATATCGCGATATGAAGATGAAACTAAAAGATATGCACTTAAAACGTTTAGAATTAATGGGAAAAGAAAATATGACGAATGCAAATCAAAAGATGAATAAAGTGTTGGGTAGAATTGACGAACCATCCGCTTTCTCCAAATTTGATGAAGTTCAGCATTATATTGATTTCCTTGAGCAGAAAGTGGAAGGAAAATATCGTACAAGTATGATTGATGTTCAAATCGCACAGTTGCAAAATACAAAAAAATTGGACGATAAAATATTAAGTGAGAATGTAAATTAA
- a CDS encoding spore coat protein has protein sequence MLQDKMIVNDYLSTINASLSRYGSIIAETDNEALRQTFIQMRNADESRQHQLYKYAAQKGHYKPASTAPVQEIQQLRSQLQQELQPMSHQMFQQVPQNQQGFNSYQH, from the coding sequence ATGCTTCAAGATAAAATGATCGTAAATGATTATCTTTCTACCATAAATGCAAGTCTCAGTCGATACGGTTCCATTATTGCTGAAACAGATAACGAAGCATTAAGACAAACATTTATTCAAATGAGAAATGCCGATGAAAGCAGACAACATCAACTTTATAAATATGCTGCTCAGAAAGGGCATTATAAACCTGCATCTACTGCCCCAGTGCAGGAGATTCAGCAGTTAAGATCCCAACTACAACAGGAACTACAGCCAATGAGTCACCAAATGTTCCAACAAGTTCCCCAAAATCAACAAGGATTTAATTCATATCAACATTAA